A segment of the Kluyveromyces marxianus DMKU3-1042 DNA, complete genome, chromosome 5 genome:
aaaaatTGAACTTGAGACTTTTGCTTGGCCATATCGTGTCTTGATTCCCCCATAAGGAATGCACACACTAAAGTGACACAAACTGCTAACCCCAATGCCGTCCACATAGGTACAAAATTGTTACCGTTAGAAGCTTTCACCAAGAGAGAGCTGAAAAATGGACCCAAACCAATAGCACCATATATTGTGCTCATCACAAAACTAATGTATAGTGGTCTTGCCTCGGGTTCTACAATGTCCGATATGTAACTGTTACCGTTAGCAATTAAACTTATCGTGGACGCACCAAGCGATGGAATACATTGCCCTATAATGAAAAGAGTCCTAGGGAAAGGTCGACTAGTAATGAACACATATATCATGAGAGCTAATCCTGCAGTCTTCATAAAcgaaatataaataaatattgGTACCCTTCCAAATCTATCTGATAATTGACCAAGTTTACCAGAAAGTAAAGTTCCAGCAATACCATTAACCAAGAATACGATGGAATTCAATTCTGAGAGCTCTTTTTGAACCTTAGCGGAATCACAAATCGGAGAACCATCAGCATTCCATGTATTATCCGAATACGCAATGCTTTCACATACTCTTTTCATGGACAAGAGTGTAGTAGGCGGGATGACAAAGGACTCAGTCAGACCTATAGCGGCTAGGATTGCACACAAGTAAACCACAGAAGGTCTGGTCCACCACTTCATATCAGCATGCTTCTTTCTGGCCTCACGCAACCACCTAACCTCATCAGaatcatcctcatcttcttcatcgatAAAAGAATTCTCAAATATAGCAACCCCAGTATTCTCGACAACATACTCCATGCCTTCATTGGCATACTCCTGAGCACTCATAACTCTCCCATTATGTGATTCAGGGTGTTGTGCAGTAGGCAATTCCTCATCCTCTGGTACCATTTCGCTAACGGCCATTGAATAAAGCGAAGCACTAAAAAGGTAACGAATACTGGGAAAAAACGTTCCTCCTtattataaaaaataatttgCTAATGATTTCGACAAActgatttgaaaaaaattactCCCTTCAAGTAAATTATGTCCATTGTATTCCCAATCATAACAGTGCCGGAACTAACTTCCCTTTTTCCTTATGGCATATCTTGAATCATAGttgatgttattatttatacggtatttttttttttttttgatttctgtGCATTGCGAAAGATACGGCTGTTGGCTGCAAATTTCTAAAGGGGGATATTGTTGACATAATTTTAGCAAATCTTCGGCTCGAAAAAACGGGAGAGCGGAATTGCTGTTAACTGCGTAATTACTGTTTGTTAACGGTGTGCATACACGATACGAAATTATGTACAGGTGGGTGGACAAACGTAGTggtttgttgttcttggctTCCCATCTTGAGTTTTCTTAGgtgtttttcttgtctGAGTCTACTGCTAGTGGTTTTGAGAGTTGGACATTTCTCAAGACCAAATGTGCAACTATTTCAAGGATTAGCATGAATAACGAAGATAAGATTGCTAAGCAGTAATTTGATATGGTGATGCCAATGTCTAGCCAGCTACCTTCTGTTTTCAATAGATAGAAGAAGTTTAGAGACAAGATATCACTTGTAGATATAATCAAGCTTGATATTGTGTAATCTTTAATGCGGAGCTTTAAGTTCAAAATACCGAGACCAGCAGACAAAATAATGTACGGAATGATTAGCTTGATCATGAGGAGCGCTCCCATTGGGAAGGGGTCAAAGATAGGCATTAGCCTATAGACTGAGTCTAGGGAGAAGGATGAGATTGATGCCACATTACCTGTGCCGAAAAAGGCGTTTTGTAGTAGGAAAAACCCAATAACGGTAACTCTGATCAACTGTCTATAATCGTCGGATTTGGTCCTTTGCTCTTTGATCTTGGACTCAATCTCAATCCATTGGACAATGTATGCACTGAATACCAGGTAAAAGAAGGACTCGAAAGATATAGTCAAAATAATGAACGTAGGGGCAAAAGTTAGGAAAATAATCAACATTCTTACCTTATAGTTGTTATTTGGGTGCATGTAATGAACCAATGGCATAACTATGAGGGAAGTTACCAAAATTACCCAGCCAGCCACTTGTGCGTCCTTTGGTAAACCGTCTCGGTTTTGTAAAGAAATAACAGACTTGTTTGTCGCAAGAGTCATTAGAATGACTAGTAATATTTGTGTAACAAAGGTAATCCTTGTGTAGGTATTGAGTTGTTTACGGAGATGCAAAAACCCTCCAATGGAAGCCAGCACAATCATCGCACTGGATATATTGATCTGAGTTAGGTTCTCGATCTTAACGGGGTCCAATAAGGTGAACACTGAAATGCAAGCACTTGTGACAAACCATAGAATGTTTCTCTTCCAGTTCTTGTAACCACACACCATTGGGTAGAAGGACAACATGTTAAatacaaaggaaaagatcCAACGGTCGAAGAAAGCATAAACGATTGCCTCATAAACAAATACGATTCCTAACAAAAGGCCAATTCTATGAGATATTGAGATGTCTTTTAAGAATTCTCTGATACCATCGTGGAGAACAGCATGATCTGTAAAGATCTGGGACCAAAAAATTAATGGGAAAAGTAGATACATGTAAAAGTTGAAAGGAGCCTTCTGGTAATATAGAACGTAGTTCAATACAATAGTTAAAGTGCCAAACACGAAGTAGTTTAATACCGATTTTTCGGTGTTGTATTCTTTGTTTAAGATGAATAGTCTTAAAAATATGGAAAAGGAATAGACAATCCAACTTAAGAAACCTAGAGTGACGATTGTTCTTATAAATCTCCAGTTGTACGTTGTGAGGTACGCTAAACCATCCAAAGTCACTTTCATTAACTCCTCAGTTAACTTTATTGCTTCTGGTTCAAGGGAATTTTCACCTTGAGCAATTCTATCAATGAGATTCTGGATTTCTTCTAGGTATTGATTGTATGGTTTCTGTACAAAGccttcaaattctttgtACACAAATTGAGAAGCAATtatttcctcttcttttacCAAATACTGCTCTAAAATAGACTTGGCGTTGTTGAAGAGTGCATTaagcttcttttcttctgaagCATCAATAAATGCTAAAGGTAATTCACCAACAGAATTCACTGGGTAGTTGACACCAATTAAATACGACATTAATGAAGCAATATCTGCTTGGTTGACgtcatttcttttgatatcaGCAAGATGCCAGTTCTCGGTGTAATTGTCAAAAATAGGAACTTCATTTTTAACTGGCTTTTTCAATCC
Coding sequences within it:
- the MCD4 gene encoding mannose-ethanolamine phosphotransferase MCD4; the encoded protein is MWNKHRAYFIIAGVLFHLFYLWSIFDIYFVSPLVHGMRQHLSTNEPPAKRLFLIVGDGLRADTTFEKLVHPVSGEHDFLAPYIRQLVQNEATYGVSHTRMPTESRPGHVAMIAGFYEDVSAVTKGWQENPVDFDSFFNQSTHTYSFGSPDILPMFKQGATPNKVDAWMYGHEFEDFTQSSIELDAFVFRHLYELFDASKVNKTLGNEIKQDGNVFFLHLLGCDTAGHSYRPYSAEYYDNVKYIDEQVKILVKKVHEFFGDEDTAFIFTADHGMSAFGSHGDGHPNNTRTPLVAWGAGLKKPVKNEVPIFDNYTENWHLADIKRNDVNQADIASLMSYLIGVNYPVNSVGELPLAFIDASEEKKLNALFNNAKSILEQYLVKEEEIIASQFVYKEFEGFVQKPYNQYLEEIQNLIDRIAQGENSLEPEAIKLTEELMKVTLDGLAYLTTYNWRFIRTIVTLGFLSWIVYSFSIFLRLFILNKEYNTEKSVLNYFVFGTLTIVLNYVLYYQKAPFNFYMYLLFPLIFWSQIFTDHAVLHDGIREFLKDISISHRIGLLLGIVFVYEAIVYAFFDRWIFSFVFNMLSFYPMVCGYKNWKRNILWFVTSACISVFTLLDPVKIENLTQINISSAMIVLASIGGFLHLRKQLNTYTRITFVTQILLVILMTLATNKSVISLQNRDGLPKDAQVAGWVILVTSLIVMPLVHYMHPNNNYKVRMLIIFLTFAPTFIILTISFESFFYLVFSAYIVQWIEIESKIKEQRTKSDDYRQLIRVTVIGFFLLQNAFFGTGNVASISSFSLDSVYRLMPIFDPFPMGALLMIKLIIPYIILSAGLGILNLKLRIKDYTISSLIISTSDILSLNFFYLLKTEGSWLDIGITISNYCLAILSSLFMLILEIVAHLVLRNVQLSKPLAVDSDKKNT